The Gloeocapsa sp. DLM2.Bin57 sequence AAATAAGGACGCGATTCATCTCACGCTTATTTGAGAAAATAAAGCTTGAGGCTTCTCGCGGTTAAGCTAAATCTGGAGTTACCAACCCTGCAACTTTAGCTTGATCATCCCAACGTCGGAGTTGAATAGCTGCGGTTGCGTAGGGTTGTGCGAGAAAGTTGGCTGATTCTGCTTGAGAAAATTTACCCCCTTGTCTAGCTAAACTGTGTTGAGAAGCTAAAGACAGAGTCGAGTAATATTGAGGATCAACGCTACACAGATAACGTTTAGCCTCTACGTGAAGTTTAATTGGTTCGGTTACTTTTGGTTTAAAGATAGGAGTTAGTAAAGATAAGGCATTTTCTTGGTGGGGTATTACTCCAGGGAGCAAATG is a genomic window containing:
- a CDS encoding HD domain-containing protein, yielding MLKQISKILLTRGKQQYDGEAVSQLEHALQCAYLAQQAKNSPSAIASCLLHDLGHLLPGVIPHQENALSLLTPIFKPKVTEPIKLHVEAKRYLCSVDPQYYSTLSLASQHSLARQGGKFSQAESANFLAQPYATAAIQLRRWDDQAKVAGLVTPDLA